A stretch of Carya illinoinensis cultivar Pawnee chromosome 14, C.illinoinensisPawnee_v1, whole genome shotgun sequence DNA encodes these proteins:
- the LOC122294585 gene encoding uncharacterized protein LOC122294585 isoform X2, whose amino-acid sequence MSKANLNFPSEPSLSNSFMSQNQLIDSLTSHISLYGSRSSFHSPNPNPNPIRSAILKWFSSLTVHQRQAHLTAVDSNFVRLLFQMLRKVRTNGHGSFIILPDLPSHDLPGLCFKKSRGLLSRVADSNESERLLFDSIRFFASSEGENINECSCSIKNVDTVTVSEELVENLDRFVNTMDEISNRGFLRGEETELGSDWVELEWLKAKGYYTMEAFVANRLEVALRLAWMNCNNGRKRGVKLKEKASAAGVAANVFWRKKGCVDWWVNLDTVTRRKILTLALGKSAKALTHEILKGATSGLEDEMWLLSAGVEHPERYNHAVTMQKTIPCVTAEAELGSIITPATLLGKHTSLANAFNSILVLQDIIMIIFSCHSSVYDKVKVFFSTLGSVCTISDCIFRKLRGFLMAVSLDCTKLELLGEEIKKSSANKSNEKLGAVSRRKKARTRNMKKDVNCAIAHEQKVDLMEPKKIPYIPQVKESCRETSTVLEHAQGMMVEKAQTSSRKSKKEKNKNKKSGFNNLVQVINLERSVQEDTSHSVVSQGEAAKSGRASDNSTAHNEIVDNPIGNNTLASDSSVCCGFANGPAKEDDAMESIQGASDISASQNATADNRTGSNILPSNSSLPGSSANGHSGADNPMQSIRGGYVNGSSDSLCCIDPECYNLPNNRLANQSISSRIETLICNTKPPTMPALEVDTVLSNGDIDSQNCANRGETNVKLTFPDKPIRPFDVKEESFQVRRSASVNTYDTGPSNSSERPSNEWPIVAPFYFPSFNSHLPAATDRLHLDVGRNWHNHFQQSFIPTIHHARNSPIEGGCNPVLSRPLPMSLDWPPVVRNACGLAPSVTCNYESGFIPRLQSTYPQGFTPHNLRLNAMAIDDERKYSVDVTDLVTNTQELADECDSHCISEEDVEVHAVSGMDYNQYFGGGVMYWNPSDLPGTGFSRPPSLSSDDSSWAWREADMIRAVDDMVAYSSSYSTNGLTSPTAASFGSPFDPLGAGALGYVMPGSEVPGKMLHPSSALADTTAEEEPTGSLSNLPSDVEGKTGDSLPYPILRPIIIPPMSRERSRSEFKRNPDHKSPCVPPARREQPRIKRPPSPVVLCVPRAPRPPPPSPVSDSRKQRGFPTVRSGSSSPRHWGVRGWYHDGNNLDDACLRMDGTEVVWPTWRNNNLAAHPMIQPLPATLLQDRLIAMSQLARDQEHPDIAFPLQPPELQSCPTQKASLSLMHSLLHDEIDSFCKQVAAANMARKPYINWAIKRVTRSLQVLWPRSRTNVYGSNATGLSLPTSDVDLVVYLPPVRNLEPIKEAGILEGRNGIKETCLQHAARYLANQEWVKNDTLKAVENTAIPIIMLAVEVPHDLVTSSTSNAQSPKEEISHVTGEQGNDAHSDAVVFEDSAPSGTRCMQTDHVTNNDSKSVRLDISFRSPSHTGLQTTELVKELTDQFPAATPLALVLKQFLADRSLDQSYSGGLSSYCLVLLIIRFLQHEHHLGRPINHKFGSLLMDFLYFFGNVFDPRQMRISVQGSGIYMKRERGCSIDPIHIDDPLFPTNNVGRNCFRIHQCIKAFSEAYSVLENELTCIPDYGDACSMPPFRLLPKIIPSIDLV is encoded by the exons ATGTCCAAGGCGAACCTCAATTTCCCTTCCGAACCTTCACTCTCCAACTCGTTCATGTCTCAGAACCAGCTCATCGACTCGCTCACCTCCCACATCTCCCTCTATGGTTCCCGCTCCAGCTTCCACTCCCCAAACCCTAATCCTAACCCCATCAGGTCCGCCATTCTCAAATGGTTCTCATCTCTCACTGTACACCAGCGCCAAGCTCATCTAACGGCCGTCGATTCCAACTTCGTACGACTCCTCTTCCAGATGCTCCGCAAAGTCCGCACCAATGGCCACGGCTCCTTCATCATCCTCCCCGACCTCCCCTCACATGACCTCCCCGGCCTCTGCTTCAAGAAGTCACGCGGTCTCCTCTCCCGCGTCGCCGATTCCAACGAGTCGGAACGGCTACTCttcgactcgattcggttcTTTGCCTCCTCGGAAGGCGAAAACATCAACGAGTGCTCGTGTTCGATCAAGAATGTCGACACGGTGACGGTTAGCGAGGAGTTGGTCGAGAATTTGGATAGGTTCGTGAATACTATGGATGAAATATCGAATAGGGGCTTCTTGAGAGGTGAAGAGACCGAGTTGGGATCGGATTGGGTGGAATTGGAGTGGTTGAAGGCGAAAGGGTACTATACCATGGAGGCTTTTGTGGCGAATAGGTTGGAAGTGGCGCTGAGGCTGGCGTGGATGAATTGTAATAATGGGAGGAAAAGAGGAGTGAAGTTGAAGGAGAAGGCAAGTGCGGCAGGCGTTGCGGCCAATGTGTTTTGGAGGAAGAAGGGCTGTGTGGATTGGTGGGTTAATTTGGATACCGTGACTAGGAGGAAGATTTTGACATTGGCGTTGGGGAAATCAGCAAAAGCtttg ACTCATGAGATTCTGAAGGGTGCAACTAGTGGTTTGGAGGATGAGATGTGGCTTTTAAGTGCAGGAGTGGAACATCCAGAGAGATACAATCATGCTGTCACAATGCAAAAGACTATCCCCTGTGTCACTGCAGAAGCAGAACTTGGCTCGATCATTACCCCTGCTACTCTTTTGGGCAAACATACTTCCTTAGCCAATGCATTTAATAGCATACTTGTGCTTCAGgatattattatgattatattctCATGTCATAGTAGTGTGTATGATAaagttaaagtattttttagtaCACTGGGATCTGTTTGTACCATTTCTGATTGTATATTTAGAAAACTGCGAGGATTTCTTATGGCAGTTTCACTTGATTGCACAAAACTTGAACTTCTGGGAGAGGAAATCAAGAAGTCATCAGCTAATAAATCCAATGAAAAGCTTGGTGCGGTTAGCCGTAGGAAGAAGGCGAGGACCCGCAATATGAAAAAG GATGTTAATTGTGCAATTGCACATGAACAGAAGGTAGATTTGATGGAGCCCAAAAAGATACCTTATATTCCTCAGGTGAAAGAGAGTTGCAGAGAGACATCAACTGTTCTG GAACATGCCCAAGGAATGATGGTTGAAAAAGCTCAAACTTCTTCGAGGAAgagtaagaaagaaaaaaacaaaaataaaaaatctgggTTTAACAATCTTGTGCAAGTGATAAATTTGGAGAGATCAGTCCAGGAAGATACCTCTCACTCTGTTGTTTCTCAGGGTGAGGCAGCAAAGTCTGGTCGAGCATCAGATAATTCAACCGCCCATAATGAAATAGTTGATAATCCAATTGGCAATAATACCCTTGCATCTGATTCAAGTGTTTGTTGTGGTTTTGCTAATGGGCCTGCTAAGGAGGATGATGCCATGGAAAGCATTCAAGGAGCATCTGATATTTCAGCCAGTCAGAATGCAACAGCTGATAATAGAACTGGTAGTAATATCCTTCCATCAAATTCAAGTCTTCCTGGTAGTTCTGCTAATGGGCATAGTGGGGCGGATAATCCCATGCAAAGCATTCGAGGAGGTTATGTTAATGGTTCTAGTGATAGTTTATGTTGTATTGATCCAGAGTGTTATAACTTACCTAACAATAGGCTTGCAAATCAAAGTATATCTTCCAGAATTGAAACCCTAATCTGTAATACAAAGCCTCCTACTATGCCTGCACTGGAGGTTGATACTGTTCTCAGCAATGGAGATATCGATTCTCAGAATTGTGCAAATAGAGGTGAAACTAATGTGAAACTAACTTTTCCTGACAAACCAATCCGACCTTTTGATGTGAAAGAGGAGTCTTTTCAGGTTAGACGTTCAGCGAGTGTAAATACATATGATACTGGACCTTCAAATTCTTCAGAGCGCCCTTCAAATGAGTGGCCCATTGTAGCTCCCTTTTATTTTCCCTCTTTCAACTCACATCTTCCAGCTGCTACTGATCGATTGCATCTGGATGTTGGTCGGAACTGGCATAATCACTTCCAACAATCATTCATACCCACAATTCATCATGCAAGAAACTCTCCAATTGAAGGTGGGTGTAACCCAGTTCTGTCTCGACCATTACCAATGAGTTTAGATTGGCCGCCAGTGGTTCGAAATGCTTGTGGACTGGCTCCATCAGTAACTTGTAATTATGAGTCTGGATTTATCCCAAGGCTGCAGTCTACATATCCACAAGGTTTCACTCCTCACAACTTGCGGCTTAATGCAATGGCCATTGATGATGAAAGGAAGTATTCTGTGGATGTCACAGACTTGGTAACGAATACACAGGAACTAGCAGACGAATGTGATAGCCACTGCATATCAGAGGAGGATGTTGAGGTGCATGCTGTTTCTGGGATGGATTATAATCAATACTTTGGCGGAGGTGTGATGTACTGGAATCCTTCTGATCTTCCAGGAACAGGTTTCTCTCGACCTCCTTCACTAAGCTCTGATGATAGCTCATGGGCTTGGCGTGAGGCTGATATGATTAGGGCTGTTGATGACATGGTTGCATATTCTTCTTCTTATAGTACGAATGGCTTGACTTCACCAactgcagcttcatttggttcTCCTTTTGATCCTTTGGGTGCTGGTGCTCTTGGCTATGTAATGCCAGGAAGTGAAGTACCTGGCAAGATGTTGCATCCCTCTTCAGCATTGGCAGACACGACAGCAGAGGAGGAACCTACTGGTTCTTTGTCCAATTTACCCAGTGATGTTGAAGGAAAGACAGGAGATTCACTTCCTTACCCCATTCTGCGGCCAATCATCATTCCCCCTATGTCTAGAGAAAGATCAAGGTCCGAGTTTAAGCGTAATCCTGATCACAAAAGCCCATGTGTTCCTCCTGCGAGGCGGGAGCAACCTCGGATAAAGCGACCGCCATCACCTGTAGTGCTTTGTGTTCCAAGGGCTCCACGTCCACCACCACCCTCTCCTGTGAGTGACTCCAGAAAACAAAGGGGTTTCCCAACTGTTAGATCTGGTAGTTCGAGCCCAAGGCATTGGGGTGTTAGAGGCTGGTACCATGATGGAAATAACCTTGATGATGCTTGTTTGCGCATGGATGGCACTGAAGTTGTTTGGCCTACTTGGAGAAATAACAATCTTGCAGCTCATCCAATGATTCAGCCTCTACCTGCAACTTTGCTGCAAGATCGGCTGATTGCAATGTCACAGCTGGCTCGTGATCAGGAACAT CCAGATATTGCATTTCCCTTGCAACCACCAGAGTTACAGAGCTGTCCTACACAGAAGGCCTCTCTTTCTTTGATGCACAGCCTCCTTCATGATGAGATTGACTCATTCTGCAAGCAG GTTGCTGCTGCAAATATGGCCAGGAAGCCCTACATCAATTGGGCCATCAAGCGGGTTACAcgatctctccaagtcctatgGCCAAGGTCCCGGACAAATGTATATGGTTCAAATGCAACTGGTTTGTCCCTGCCAACGAGTGATGTGGACCTCGTGGTTTATCTCCCTCCAGTGAGGAACCTG GAACCTATTAAAGAAGCCGGGATATTGGAGGGACGTAATGGCATTAAAGAAACATGCCTTCAG CATGCAGCCAGGTATCTTGCAAACCAGGAGTGGGTAAAAAATGACACTCTTAAGGCTGTGGAAAATACAGCT ATACCTATCATTATGCTTGCGGTGGAAGTTCCTCATGATCTTGTTACCTCTTCTACCTCTAATGCACAATCACCTAAGGAGGAGATAAGTCATGTAACCGGTGAACAAGGCAATGATGCTCATTCTGATGCGGTTGTTTTTGAAGATTCTGCTCCTTCTGGTACTAGATGCATGCAGACAGATCATGTTACTAATAATGATTCAAAATCAGTTCGACTTGACATCAGTTTTAGGTCACCATCACATACAGGACTCCAAACTACAGAACTG GTTAAAGAGCTGACTGATCAGTTTCCAGCTGCTACACCCCTTGCTTTGGTACTGAAACAGTTCTTGGCAGATCGCAGCCTGGACCAGTCATATTCTGGTGGTTTAAGTTCCTACTGTTTG GTGTTACTGATTATACGTTTTCTTCAGCATGAGCATCATCTTGGCCGGCCTATTAACCAT AAATTTGGAAGTCTTCTGATGGATTTTCTATATTTCTTTGG CAATGTGTTTGATCCTCGCCAAATGCGCATTTCGGTACAGGGGAGTGGAATTTATATGAAAAGGGAAAGGGGTTGCAG CATTGATCCAATACACATTGATGATCCTCTATTTCCAACAAATAATGTGGGGAGAAATTGCTTTAGGATACATCAGTGTATTAAG GCATTTTCAGAAGCCTATTCTGTCTTGGAGAATGAGCTTACATGCATTCCTGATTATGGTGATGCATGTTCGATGCCGCCATTTAGATTGCTTCCAAAAATCATCCCAAGTATTGATCTTGTATAG
- the LOC122294585 gene encoding uncharacterized protein LOC122294585 isoform X3, with protein MSKANLNFPSEPSLSNSFMSQNQLIDSLTSHISLYGSRSSFHSPNPNPNPIRSAILKWFSSLTVHQRQAHLTAVDSNFVRLLFQMLRKVRTNGHGSFIILPDLPSHDLPGLCFKKSRGLLSRVADSNESERLLFDSIRFFASSEGENINECSCSIKNVDTVTVSEELVENLDRFVNTMDEISNRGFLRGEETELGSDWVELEWLKAKGYYTMEAFVANRLEVALRLAWMNCNNGRKRGVKLKEKASAAGVAANVFWRKKGCVDWWVNLDTVTRRKILTLALGKSAKALTHEILKGATSGLEDEMWLLSAGVEHPERYNHAVTMQKTIPCVTAEAELGSIITPATLLGKHTSLANAFNSILVLQDIIMIIFSCHSSVYDKVKVFFSTLGSVCTISDCIFRKLRGFLMAVSLDCTKLELLGEEIKKSSANKSNEKLGAVSRRKKARTRNMKKDVNCAIAHEQKVDLMEPKKIPYIPQEHAQGMMVEKAQTSSRKSKKEKNKNKKSGFNNLVQVINLERSVQEDTSHSVVSQGEAAKSGRASDNSTAHNEIVDNPIGNNTLASDSSVCCGFANGPAKEDDAMESIQGASDISASQNATADNRTGSNILPSNSSLPGSSANGHSGADNPMQSIRGGYVNGSSDSLCCIDPECYNLPNNRLANQSISSRIETLICNTKPPTMPALEVDTVLSNGDIDSQNCANRGETNVKLTFPDKPIRPFDVKEESFQVRRSASVNTYDTGPSNSSERPSNEWPIVAPFYFPSFNSHLPAATDRLHLDVGRNWHNHFQQSFIPTIHHARNSPIEGGCNPVLSRPLPMSLDWPPVVRNACGLAPSVTCNYESGFIPRLQSTYPQGFTPHNLRLNAMAIDDERKYSVDVTDLVTNTQELADECDSHCISEEDVEVHAVSGMDYNQYFGGGVMYWNPSDLPGTGFSRPPSLSSDDSSWAWREADMIRAVDDMVAYSSSYSTNGLTSPTAASFGSPFDPLGAGALGYVMPGSEVPGKMLHPSSALADTTAEEEPTGSLSNLPSDVEGKTGDSLPYPILRPIIIPPMSRERSRSEFKRNPDHKSPCVPPARREQPRIKRPPSPVVLCVPRAPRPPPPSPVSDSRKQRGFPTVRSGSSSPRHWGVRGWYHDGNNLDDACLRMDGTEVVWPTWRNNNLAAHPMIQPLPATLLQDRLIAMSQLARDQEHPDIAFPLQPPELQSCPTQKASLSLMHSLLHDEIDSFCKQVAAANMARKPYINWAIKRVTRSLQVLWPRSRTNVYGSNATGLSLPTSDVDLVVYLPPVRNLEPIKEAGILEGRNGIKETCLQHAARYLANQEWVKNDTLKAVENTAIPIIMLAVEVPHDLVTSSTSNAQSPKEEISHVTGEQGNDAHSDAVVFEDSAPSGTRCMQTDHVTNNDSKSVRLDISFRSPSHTGLQTTELVKELTDQFPAATPLALVLKQFLADRSLDQSYSGGLSSYCLVLLIIRFLQHEHHLGRPINHKFGSLLMDFLYFFGNVFDPRQMRISVQGSGIYMKRERGCSIDPIHIDDPLFPTNNVGRNCFRIHQCIKAFSEAYSVLENELTCIPDYGDACSMPPFRLLPKIIPSIDLV; from the exons ATGTCCAAGGCGAACCTCAATTTCCCTTCCGAACCTTCACTCTCCAACTCGTTCATGTCTCAGAACCAGCTCATCGACTCGCTCACCTCCCACATCTCCCTCTATGGTTCCCGCTCCAGCTTCCACTCCCCAAACCCTAATCCTAACCCCATCAGGTCCGCCATTCTCAAATGGTTCTCATCTCTCACTGTACACCAGCGCCAAGCTCATCTAACGGCCGTCGATTCCAACTTCGTACGACTCCTCTTCCAGATGCTCCGCAAAGTCCGCACCAATGGCCACGGCTCCTTCATCATCCTCCCCGACCTCCCCTCACATGACCTCCCCGGCCTCTGCTTCAAGAAGTCACGCGGTCTCCTCTCCCGCGTCGCCGATTCCAACGAGTCGGAACGGCTACTCttcgactcgattcggttcTTTGCCTCCTCGGAAGGCGAAAACATCAACGAGTGCTCGTGTTCGATCAAGAATGTCGACACGGTGACGGTTAGCGAGGAGTTGGTCGAGAATTTGGATAGGTTCGTGAATACTATGGATGAAATATCGAATAGGGGCTTCTTGAGAGGTGAAGAGACCGAGTTGGGATCGGATTGGGTGGAATTGGAGTGGTTGAAGGCGAAAGGGTACTATACCATGGAGGCTTTTGTGGCGAATAGGTTGGAAGTGGCGCTGAGGCTGGCGTGGATGAATTGTAATAATGGGAGGAAAAGAGGAGTGAAGTTGAAGGAGAAGGCAAGTGCGGCAGGCGTTGCGGCCAATGTGTTTTGGAGGAAGAAGGGCTGTGTGGATTGGTGGGTTAATTTGGATACCGTGACTAGGAGGAAGATTTTGACATTGGCGTTGGGGAAATCAGCAAAAGCtttg ACTCATGAGATTCTGAAGGGTGCAACTAGTGGTTTGGAGGATGAGATGTGGCTTTTAAGTGCAGGAGTGGAACATCCAGAGAGATACAATCATGCTGTCACAATGCAAAAGACTATCCCCTGTGTCACTGCAGAAGCAGAACTTGGCTCGATCATTACCCCTGCTACTCTTTTGGGCAAACATACTTCCTTAGCCAATGCATTTAATAGCATACTTGTGCTTCAGgatattattatgattatattctCATGTCATAGTAGTGTGTATGATAaagttaaagtattttttagtaCACTGGGATCTGTTTGTACCATTTCTGATTGTATATTTAGAAAACTGCGAGGATTTCTTATGGCAGTTTCACTTGATTGCACAAAACTTGAACTTCTGGGAGAGGAAATCAAGAAGTCATCAGCTAATAAATCCAATGAAAAGCTTGGTGCGGTTAGCCGTAGGAAGAAGGCGAGGACCCGCAATATGAAAAAG GATGTTAATTGTGCAATTGCACATGAACAGAAGGTAGATTTGATGGAGCCCAAAAAGATACCTTATATTCCTCAG GAACATGCCCAAGGAATGATGGTTGAAAAAGCTCAAACTTCTTCGAGGAAgagtaagaaagaaaaaaacaaaaataaaaaatctgggTTTAACAATCTTGTGCAAGTGATAAATTTGGAGAGATCAGTCCAGGAAGATACCTCTCACTCTGTTGTTTCTCAGGGTGAGGCAGCAAAGTCTGGTCGAGCATCAGATAATTCAACCGCCCATAATGAAATAGTTGATAATCCAATTGGCAATAATACCCTTGCATCTGATTCAAGTGTTTGTTGTGGTTTTGCTAATGGGCCTGCTAAGGAGGATGATGCCATGGAAAGCATTCAAGGAGCATCTGATATTTCAGCCAGTCAGAATGCAACAGCTGATAATAGAACTGGTAGTAATATCCTTCCATCAAATTCAAGTCTTCCTGGTAGTTCTGCTAATGGGCATAGTGGGGCGGATAATCCCATGCAAAGCATTCGAGGAGGTTATGTTAATGGTTCTAGTGATAGTTTATGTTGTATTGATCCAGAGTGTTATAACTTACCTAACAATAGGCTTGCAAATCAAAGTATATCTTCCAGAATTGAAACCCTAATCTGTAATACAAAGCCTCCTACTATGCCTGCACTGGAGGTTGATACTGTTCTCAGCAATGGAGATATCGATTCTCAGAATTGTGCAAATAGAGGTGAAACTAATGTGAAACTAACTTTTCCTGACAAACCAATCCGACCTTTTGATGTGAAAGAGGAGTCTTTTCAGGTTAGACGTTCAGCGAGTGTAAATACATATGATACTGGACCTTCAAATTCTTCAGAGCGCCCTTCAAATGAGTGGCCCATTGTAGCTCCCTTTTATTTTCCCTCTTTCAACTCACATCTTCCAGCTGCTACTGATCGATTGCATCTGGATGTTGGTCGGAACTGGCATAATCACTTCCAACAATCATTCATACCCACAATTCATCATGCAAGAAACTCTCCAATTGAAGGTGGGTGTAACCCAGTTCTGTCTCGACCATTACCAATGAGTTTAGATTGGCCGCCAGTGGTTCGAAATGCTTGTGGACTGGCTCCATCAGTAACTTGTAATTATGAGTCTGGATTTATCCCAAGGCTGCAGTCTACATATCCACAAGGTTTCACTCCTCACAACTTGCGGCTTAATGCAATGGCCATTGATGATGAAAGGAAGTATTCTGTGGATGTCACAGACTTGGTAACGAATACACAGGAACTAGCAGACGAATGTGATAGCCACTGCATATCAGAGGAGGATGTTGAGGTGCATGCTGTTTCTGGGATGGATTATAATCAATACTTTGGCGGAGGTGTGATGTACTGGAATCCTTCTGATCTTCCAGGAACAGGTTTCTCTCGACCTCCTTCACTAAGCTCTGATGATAGCTCATGGGCTTGGCGTGAGGCTGATATGATTAGGGCTGTTGATGACATGGTTGCATATTCTTCTTCTTATAGTACGAATGGCTTGACTTCACCAactgcagcttcatttggttcTCCTTTTGATCCTTTGGGTGCTGGTGCTCTTGGCTATGTAATGCCAGGAAGTGAAGTACCTGGCAAGATGTTGCATCCCTCTTCAGCATTGGCAGACACGACAGCAGAGGAGGAACCTACTGGTTCTTTGTCCAATTTACCCAGTGATGTTGAAGGAAAGACAGGAGATTCACTTCCTTACCCCATTCTGCGGCCAATCATCATTCCCCCTATGTCTAGAGAAAGATCAAGGTCCGAGTTTAAGCGTAATCCTGATCACAAAAGCCCATGTGTTCCTCCTGCGAGGCGGGAGCAACCTCGGATAAAGCGACCGCCATCACCTGTAGTGCTTTGTGTTCCAAGGGCTCCACGTCCACCACCACCCTCTCCTGTGAGTGACTCCAGAAAACAAAGGGGTTTCCCAACTGTTAGATCTGGTAGTTCGAGCCCAAGGCATTGGGGTGTTAGAGGCTGGTACCATGATGGAAATAACCTTGATGATGCTTGTTTGCGCATGGATGGCACTGAAGTTGTTTGGCCTACTTGGAGAAATAACAATCTTGCAGCTCATCCAATGATTCAGCCTCTACCTGCAACTTTGCTGCAAGATCGGCTGATTGCAATGTCACAGCTGGCTCGTGATCAGGAACAT CCAGATATTGCATTTCCCTTGCAACCACCAGAGTTACAGAGCTGTCCTACACAGAAGGCCTCTCTTTCTTTGATGCACAGCCTCCTTCATGATGAGATTGACTCATTCTGCAAGCAG GTTGCTGCTGCAAATATGGCCAGGAAGCCCTACATCAATTGGGCCATCAAGCGGGTTACAcgatctctccaagtcctatgGCCAAGGTCCCGGACAAATGTATATGGTTCAAATGCAACTGGTTTGTCCCTGCCAACGAGTGATGTGGACCTCGTGGTTTATCTCCCTCCAGTGAGGAACCTG GAACCTATTAAAGAAGCCGGGATATTGGAGGGACGTAATGGCATTAAAGAAACATGCCTTCAG CATGCAGCCAGGTATCTTGCAAACCAGGAGTGGGTAAAAAATGACACTCTTAAGGCTGTGGAAAATACAGCT ATACCTATCATTATGCTTGCGGTGGAAGTTCCTCATGATCTTGTTACCTCTTCTACCTCTAATGCACAATCACCTAAGGAGGAGATAAGTCATGTAACCGGTGAACAAGGCAATGATGCTCATTCTGATGCGGTTGTTTTTGAAGATTCTGCTCCTTCTGGTACTAGATGCATGCAGACAGATCATGTTACTAATAATGATTCAAAATCAGTTCGACTTGACATCAGTTTTAGGTCACCATCACATACAGGACTCCAAACTACAGAACTG GTTAAAGAGCTGACTGATCAGTTTCCAGCTGCTACACCCCTTGCTTTGGTACTGAAACAGTTCTTGGCAGATCGCAGCCTGGACCAGTCATATTCTGGTGGTTTAAGTTCCTACTGTTTG GTGTTACTGATTATACGTTTTCTTCAGCATGAGCATCATCTTGGCCGGCCTATTAACCAT AAATTTGGAAGTCTTCTGATGGATTTTCTATATTTCTTTGG CAATGTGTTTGATCCTCGCCAAATGCGCATTTCGGTACAGGGGAGTGGAATTTATATGAAAAGGGAAAGGGGTTGCAG CATTGATCCAATACACATTGATGATCCTCTATTTCCAACAAATAATGTGGGGAGAAATTGCTTTAGGATACATCAGTGTATTAAG GCATTTTCAGAAGCCTATTCTGTCTTGGAGAATGAGCTTACATGCATTCCTGATTATGGTGATGCATGTTCGATGCCGCCATTTAGATTGCTTCCAAAAATCATCCCAAGTATTGATCTTGTATAG